Sequence from the Candidatus Alcyoniella australis genome:
GTGGTGATTTACGGCCTGAGCTCGGCGCCCCTGGCGCGCAGGCTCGGGCTGGCCGACTCCACGCCCCAGGGTCTGCTGATCGTCAGCGGCCACGCCTGGGCGCGCGAGATTGGGCTGGTGGTCAAACGCCAGGGCTTTGACGTAATGCTGGTCGACACCAACTGGTCCAACGTCTCGGCCGCGCGGATGGCCGGGCTCGACGCCTACCACGCCAACATCGTCTCGGGCCAGGTCGATGACTTCATCGCCCTGCACAGCATCGGCCGTTTGCTTGCGCTGACCCCCAACGACGAGGCCAACTCCCTGGCCGCCCTGCGTTTCGCCGAGGTGCTCGGCCGCTCGTCGGTCTATCAGCTCGCGCCCAAGGGCGCGGCCAAGCTCAAACGCTCGGCAGCGCAATTGACACACCTGCGCGGCAGGCTGCTGTTCGGTCTGTCCCACAACTTCGAGCAGATCTCACAGCTCTGCGCGTCCGGCGGCCAGATCAAGTCCGTAAATCTGACCAAGAAGTTCGACTATCGCTCGTTCAAGGAACTCTACGGCGACCAGGCCATACCGCTGTTCCTGATCACTGAAGATAAAAAGCTGTTGCCGTTTAGCGTGGATCAGGAGCTGCGGCCCGAGCCGGGCCAGAAGCTGATCGCCATGGTGCGCGAGCCGGAAAACAGCGGCAAAATTAAGACCACCGCCTGCAGCTGAGTCGTCCGCGTTTCAGGCTCTGGGCCTGGTGACCGAGATCAACTTCGTGTTGGCCGCCAAGTTCTCGGCCAGCCTGTTTACCGCGCTCTCCGCCGCGCTGGTGTTGCTGATCCTGCGCAGAAGCGGACACCGGCCGGGAGTCGCGCTCTTCGCCGCCGTGGTCTACGGCCTGGCAACGTCGAGCTGGTCGATCTCCAGCCAGTCGCTGTGGCAGCACGGCTTTGCTCAGTTCTGGTTGGCCCTGGGACTGTGGTGGTTCCTCGCGAACTAACGCAGCGCCAAGAGATCCGTGCTGCTCGGCCTTTGCCAGCTGGTACGGCGGATGGTGCTACGGCCCACGCTACCTATGCGATGGGCTGCCGATCCTGGCGCTGTTTATCGCCGTCGCCGCTGATCGGCTGTCGCAGGCCGGCACGGTCTGCAAGGCGCTGGTCGGCGTGCTGTTGGTCTACTCGATCTTCGTGCAAGGCGTGGGAGCGTTGTGCTACCCGCGGGGCGACTGGAACGACGCGCCGGTTGATGTGGACCGCGCTCCCGCCCGTGTCTGGGACGTCTCCGATTTGCAGATCGTGCGCGAGGCCGAGGCCGGGCTTGATCCCAAGCCGTTGATGGTCCTGCGACGGTTCTTCTGAGTTACAGCTCGATGCCGATGGCGCGCAGCTCTTTTTCCAGGGCGCAGATCATCCGCTGGCAGCCGAAGCGGTAAAGCTGTTCAAAATCTTCGCCCACGAGCATCGTTTCCTTGAGCTTGCGCAGCATCAGCATTCCTTGCAGCGTGGACCAATAGACCAGCGAACAGCGCCGCACGCTGCGCCGCTGCTCCGCGTCGAGCTCGCGGCCGCCGGCCAGCGCACGGCCGACGATCGCCAACACGTGGTCGCCGTGGCTGTCGATCTCGACCTTGAGATCCTGGGGAAACATCATCTCGGGCGAGGTCAGAAAATAGGAGATGATGTCGAAGTACTTGCGGTGCAGCTCGCTGAACTCCAGGTAGGCCAGCGCCATCAGCTCGAGTCGTTCGTGGTCATTTTGCGAACGCTCGAACGCGCTGTCCATCATCTGTTCGAGCAGGTCCAGCCCCTCCTGCTGCAGCGCGGCGAACAGCTCCTCTTTATTCTTGAAATAAAGGTAAAGCGTGCCCACGCTCAGCTCGGCCGCGGCGGCGATCTGGTTCATTGAGACCGCGGCCATCCCCTCGTTGAACAGAATGCCCCGCGCCGCATCGAGGATCTGGTTGCGGCGTTCGACTTTCTCGCGTTCTCTGCGCTCCCTGGCGCCCACGTCGTGTTCCTCCCTAGCCCGCATCATTCATGATGCGGCCTAAAAATTGTACATGCCGCTCAGCGGCCCGATCACCGCGATCGCCAGCGTGATCACGATCGTCATTACGATCGACATCACCACCCCGGCCTTGGCGAAATCGCCGATGGTGAAGTAGCCCGCGGTGTAGGGAATGATGTTGGTCGGCGTCTGCGTCACCAGGATGATTCCCAGCGACGAGGTGAACGCCGCGGGACCCACCAGCATCCAGGGATCAATCCCGAACGCCTGGGCCAGCGAGATCAGGATCGGGATGATGATGATCCCGGTTACCGTGTTGCTCGCCAGGAACAGCTTCATCAGAATCACCACCAGCACCACCACGAAGATCAGCAGCAGCGTGCTCATCCCCTGCACGCCGCCGAGCAACGTCACGGCCAGCCACTTGGCCGCGCCGGTGTGGTAGGTCATCATCCCCAAACCCAGCGAGGCCATGATCAGCACGATGCTCTCCCAGCTGATCGCGCGGTTGGCGCGCTCCCAATCCAGCACGCGAAACGGCGGCACGAACAGCAGCATCCCGCCGAGGATCGAGACGTAGCTGATCGGCAGGTTGATCAGCCCCGAGGTCAGTTTGGAGATCAGTGGGTTGAACACCCAGAGGAAAATCACGATCACGAACACCACCATCGTGCCGATTTCCTCGCGTCCCAACGGGCCGAGCTGCCGCAGTTGCGCGCGGATGTCCTCGCGAGTCATCGGCAGGCGTTTGATCTCGGGCGGGAAGATCAGCAGCAGCACGATCCAGCCGAACGGAATCAGCATCAGCGAGGCGGGCACGCCGATCTTCATCCAGTCTAAAAACGTGATCTGCATTCCGCCCAGATCGCTCATAAAGCTGATGGCGATCGGGTTGGGGCCGCAGCCCGCGGGTGTGGCGATGCCGCCGAAAATCGCGCCCCAGCACGAGGCGATCATCAGCCCGCGACCGAAATTGCTCTGCAGCGGCTTGCGCCCGGCCTGCTTGAGAATCCCCACACCGATCGGCAGCATGATCGCGGCCACGCCCACGTCGGATACCCACATCGAGAGCAGCGAGCCCATTACCAGAAAACCGAGGATCACGCCGCGGGTGCTGGTGCCCATCAGTTGCAACATCTTCAGCGTCATGCGCTGGCCCAGCGAGGTCTGCGAAAATGCGCCGGAGATCAGAAATACGCCGAGGAAAAACAGGATCAGATCGTTGCCGAAGCTCAGGCGGACGATTTCTTTGTAGCCCGCGGAAATGCCGTGGATCTGGACGATCTGGCCGTCCTTGAGTATTTCCATGCCGTCGGTGATCCCCAGTAGAGGCATGACCAACATCACGATCAAGGCCGTGATGTGAAACGGCAGCGCCTCGGTGATCCAATAGAAGATCGCCACCACCAACAGGCCGATGCACATCCGGCCCGCGGCGCTGAGTACGATCGTCTGATCGCCGATCTGTTGCGGCTCGGGTTTTAAAAACAGCACCGTGGCAACGAACAACGCGATGCCCAGCAACAGGTAGACGATCTGCCTGCCCCGCGGCAACTCGCGCTTTACCCCGGCGTCCGAAATCTCCGTCTGGTCCATTTTTCGCCTTACCGTCC
This genomic interval carries:
- a CDS encoding helix-turn-helix domain-containing protein; this encodes MGARERREREKVERRNQILDAARGILFNEGMAAVSMNQIAAAAELSVGTLYLYFKNKEELFAALQQEGLDLLEQMMDSAFERSQNDHERLELMALAYLEFSELHRKYFDIISYFLTSPEMMFPQDLKVEIDSHGDHVLAIVGRALAGGRELDAEQRRSVRRCSLVYWSTLQGMLMLRKLKETMLVGEDFEQLYRFGCQRMICALEKELRAIGIEL
- a CDS encoding DASS family sodium-coupled anion symporter codes for the protein MDQTEISDAGVKRELPRGRQIVYLLLGIALFVATVLFLKPEPQQIGDQTIVLSAAGRMCIGLLVVAIFYWITEALPFHITALIVMLVMPLLGITDGMEILKDGQIVQIHGISAGYKEIVRLSFGNDLILFFLGVFLISGAFSQTSLGQRMTLKMLQLMGTSTRGVILGFLVMGSLLSMWVSDVGVAAIMLPIGVGILKQAGRKPLQSNFGRGLMIASCWGAIFGGIATPAGCGPNPIAISFMSDLGGMQITFLDWMKIGVPASLMLIPFGWIVLLLIFPPEIKRLPMTREDIRAQLRQLGPLGREEIGTMVVFVIVIFLWVFNPLISKLTSGLINLPISYVSILGGMLLFVPPFRVLDWERANRAISWESIVLIMASLGLGMMTYHTGAAKWLAVTLLGGVQGMSTLLLIFVVVLVVILMKLFLASNTVTGIIIIPILISLAQAFGIDPWMLVGPAAFTSSLGIILVTQTPTNIIPYTAGYFTIGDFAKAGVVMSIVMTIVITLAIAVIGPLSGMYNF